Genomic segment of Candidatus Hydrogenedentota bacterium:
CATGTAGCCGATGCGGCGGCGAACCTCGTCCGGCTCGTGAAACACGTCGAATCCGGCGACGCGCGCGGTGCCGCTGGTCCCGGGGAGGAAGGAGGACAGCATCCGCATCGTGGTGGACTTGCCGGCGCCGTTGGGTCCGAGAAAGCCCACCACCT
This window contains:
- a CDS encoding ATP-binding cassette domain-containing protein, with the protein product MIEVRELTKRYPGRTAVNGISFTVARGEVVGFLGPNGAGKSTTMRMLSSFLPGTSGTARVAGFDVFHEPDEVRRRIGYM